ATCATCACATTCCCTGCCAGAGATCCTAGAACTTGCCAAACTCGTCATCGTCCAGGGCAATGCGTGGCGGTGCAGCCGGCCCGCCCCCCCACTGTTCCGTCGACGGCGCGGGCGCAGCCGGCCGGGCCACGGGGCGTGCCTTGGCAGCCGCAGACAGAGCCCGCGACCGGGCCGGCGGAGCCAGCGACGGCCGGGAAGAGAGGTTCTTGAGTTTGAAATTGGTCAACAGTCCTTCCAACTGAGCGGCCTGGCTCGAAAGTTCCTGAGCTGCCGCCGCACTTTCCTCGGCACTGGAGGTATTCTGTTGGGTCACCTCATCAATCCGGGCCACACCCTCGTTGATCTGAGCAATTCCCTGGGCCTGCTCGTTACTTGATGCGGCAATCTCAGCCACCAGGTCATTGACCTTCTGGATTTCTCGCACGATTTCACTGAATGCTGCAGCCGTGCGGTCGGCAATGGAGGCACCATGCTCGGCCTTGGCGACAGAGTTTTCAATCAGGGCGGCGGTTTCCTGGGCCGCCTTGGCGCTACGGGCCGCCAGATTGCGCACCTCCTCCGCCACGACAGCAAAGCCTTTGCCATGCTGACCGGCACGGGCCGCCTCAACAGCGGCATTGAGCGCCAGCAGATTGGTCTGGAAGGCGATTTCGTCGATTACTTTAATAATCTTGGAAATGTTCTGGCCCGATTCGTTGATATCCGACATGGCGGTAATCATCTGTTGCATCTGATCACTGCCGCGATCAGCGGCCTTTTGCGCCTGGCCTGCCAGTTGACTGGCCTGGCTGGCGTTATCGGCACTGCCGCGGGTCTGTGAGGCCAGTTCGTTCATCGAAGCGCTGATCTGCTCCAGTGAACTGGCCGAACTGGTGGCGCCATCGGACAGCGACTGACTGGTATCGGAAATCTGCGCCGAACCGGCAGCAATTTGGCTGGCACCCTGACGCACCTGTTCGAGAACGTCGTTCAGGTCGGTACTGACCTTTTTCAGCGCCACACGCAACGAATCTTCTTGGTCGCGGGGCTGGATGTCAAAACTCAGATCGCCAGCAGCGAGCTTTTGCAGGGACACCAGTACATCCTGCTGCAGAAAATCAGCAAATCGATCAATGGTACGACCGATATGACCAATCTCATCGTTGCTCTTCATGTTCAGACGACCATCGAAACGGCCAGCTGCCATGTTGTCAAACATCTTCTCGACCGCCACCAAGGGCCGTCGCACCAGCACACCCAGGATAAAAAAGATTGCCAGTGAAGCCAGCAGAATACCCAGCACTCCGGTCAGCGCCATGGTGGTGAAACTCTGCCGCACACCCGCGGCGCGGGATTGTTCAACCTGCTTGCCCACCTGATGTAATTCGCTGAGATCATAGTGCAAATAAAGGACACCCGCCAGGTCGCCAGCCTTGTTGTCGAAATGACATTCCAGGCACTTGGGTTCGAGAATCGAAGCGTGCAGCAGGGTCAGGCGATCACCGGCCTCGTGCATGAATTCGGCATTGCCCAGGGTGGCGGCGCGAGCCTGACGCATCAATTCAGCATCAAACGAACGGCCAATATTCCCCTGCAGACTCGAATAATCAACGGCGCCAGTGGCACTGGCGAGACCAACCTCAGCCACGTTATGAACGGTGCCGAGTTCCTTGAGCAGATCGGCGAACACCTCCATCTCCCCCATCTCCACCGAGGTGCGGGTACCGATGTTCAGGCTCTGGAACACGCTTTTTGCCTGCTGGTGCTCGGCCTGCCGCAGCAGACGCATCTGCTCATCCGCCTGCTGCCGCAGCAGCCGCGATGTCTGCAGGTTGACAACCAGAATTGCCGTTCCCATCACGATCAGCAGCAAAACCGTCAGGATCGCCGCGACCTTGTTCCGAATGCTCATATTGCCCCCCTTGTCACACCACTTTGTGGACACCACCACGCAATAATGCAATCCTCAGCACTGCAATGCATAACAAATGACACGTTTGTGTCGTTAAAGTTCTATCTCTTCCAGATCTGAATCATAAAGCAATTTTGCCACATTTAACAGAATTTTGACACGGTCGCCCATCTTGCCCATGCCCTGGATATACTGGGAACTGCCACCAGCAGTTGAGCGGGGTGGCGGTTCGATATTCTCCGGCGGGATATCGGCAACCTCGTTGACCTTGTCAACCACCAGGCCGACAGAGGTTTCATTGAGCTGAACCACCACGATACAGGTGCGCTCATCGTAATCACGCGGCGGCAGGTTGAAACGGGCCCGCACATCCATGACCGGAATCACCTTGCCACGCAGGTTGATCACACCCTTGATATAGGGGGGCATGTCCGGCACTTCGGTAATTCGCTGAATGCCGATGATCTCGATCACATAGCGGATTTCAATGCCATAATCCTCATCACCCATATGAAAGGTCAAATACTTGCCTTCCTGGGTATCCTCGCGATTGCCGTCTTTTTCCACCAGAACCTGGCTCTCTGTCATCGGCTCCTCCTGCTCCCTGATGGCTCATGCACTGCATTGTGCGACGCAGACAAAAACTGTTTGAAAAACTCTGCGGAGTCTAGCGCAAAATGCTCCTGCCTGTACACTTTAATCTTGCAGAATCATATTCTAAGAGAACCATCGTAAGCCTTCAGGGAAACAGCGGCACCAGATCCAGACCAGCCGTTTCCTCGAAACCAAGCATCAGATTCATATTCTGCACGGCCTGACCAGCCGCACCCTTGACCAGATTGTCGATGGCACTCACAAGGATCACCCGCCCCGTGCGCGGATCAAGCGCAAGGCCGATATCGACATGGTTACTGCCCTGAACATAAGCCGTATTCGGCCAATCACCCGCCGGGCACAGACGAATAAAGGGTTCGTCCTGATAAAAATCGGCTACAACCCGGCGCAGACCGGCCTCGTCGACCGTGCCGCAGCGCTGCGCATAACAGGTGGAAAGAATACCCCGGTTGACCGGCAGCAAATGGGGTGTGAAATTGACCAGAACCGCGCAACCGGCCAATTGAGACAGGGTTTGTTCAATCTCCGGCGTATGACGGTGATTGGCAACGGCATAGGCCTTGAATCCCTCATTGACTTCACAGAACAAACTGGCTGTCTTGGCCGAGCGGCCGGCCCCACTGGCACCCGATTTGCTGTCGATGATCAAGCTGGCCGGATCGATCAGCCCAGCCCGCAGCAGTGGCGCCAGCGCCAGCGCCACACTGGTCGGATAGCAGCCCGGATTGGCCACCAACCGGGCCGGCCGGATCTGCTCGCGGTACAGCTCAGGCAAACCATAGACCGCCTCATCAAGCAACTGCGGACTGCTATGGGACTGATACCAGGCCTCGTAGACAGCCTGATCCCGCAAACGGTAATCAGCCGACAGATCGACCACCCGACAACCCGCCCGCAACAGACCCGGCACAAAATTCATCGCCGTCTTATGTGGCAAAGCAGTAAACACCAGCTGCGCCCGCTGACCCAGTTCTTCTGGCGTCAGTTCTTCGCATGTCAGATCACAGAAACCACGCAGCGAGGGAAAGACCATATCAAGCCGCTGCCCCTCATATTGACGTGAGGTCACTGCCGTGACAACAACCTGAGGGTGACGCGCCAGCAGACGCACCAATTCCACGCCGGTATAGCCCGTCGCCCCAACCACCGCAACCTGTATCATTGCCCTACCTCCCCTGCCAGCCATTCACGTTGGTTCCATCCCGCCGCCTTGGAAGAACGGCGCATCATCAAAAAAAGGGTGACCGTGACCGGCCACCCCTTGGTTGCTTCGGAACGGCCACACAGACCGTTGCGTATCGCAATTAACGCTTGGAGAACTGGAAGCTGCGCCGGGCAGCGGCACGGCCATATTTCTTGCGCTCCTTGATGCGGCTGTCACGGGTGATGAAGCCCGCTTTCTTCAGCACCGCCCGCAGCGACTCATCGACCTCCAGCAGGGCCTTGGTGATGCCGTGCTTGATGGCACCGGCCTGGCCGGAAGGACCACCACCACAGACATTGACGATAACATCGTACTTGCCGATGTTGTTGGTGAGCTCAAGGGGCTGACGAATCACCATCTTGGAGGTTTCACGACCGAAATACTCATCGATATCGCGCTTGTTGACGGTAATGCTGCCAGTGCCCGGTTTCATCCAGACCCGCGCAACTGAGGTTTTTCTCTTGCCGGTGGCATAAAAACGCTGTTCAGGCATAATCAAACGATCTCCCATTACTGAATTTCAAGAACTTTAGGCTGCTGGGCACCGTGCTGGTGCTCAGCACCGGCATAGACCTTGAGCTTCTTAAGCATCTGACGCCCGAGTTTGTTCTTCGGCAGCATGCCACGAACCGCCTTAATAATCAGATCTTCCGGTTTTTTCTGCAGGAGTTTGTCCGCCGTGATGGAGCGGATACCGCCCGGATAACCGGTATGATGGTAATACGTCTTGTCGCTGAGTTTATTGCCGGTCAGCTGCAGTTTTGCCGCATTGACCACAATAACAAAATCCCCCGTATCGACACTGGGGCTGTAAATGGCCTTATGCTTGCCGCGCAGAATCCGCGCGATTTCTGTCGCGATGCGACCAAGAATCTTGCCGTCCATGTCCACGACGAACCAGTCGCGCTTGACATCGGCTGCCTTAGCTGTTTGCGTGCTCATCATTATCCTCTCATCCTGTATAGAAATCTGCAGCTGTACGGGGCTCACAGAGACGTGGAAAATAACCGATCACCCGCTCAGCGTCAAGACATTTCCCCGTCCAGAGCTGTTTTTTCGTACCAGACCTCCATCAGGCACAATCCCTGCGGCGGCGCCGTGCGACCGGCCAGCTGCCGGTTCAGGCCGGCCAGAATCGTGCCGACCTGCTCAGGCGTCAGCCGGCCACGGCCAACATCCACCAGGGTGCCAACCAGTATCCGCACCATATTCTTGAGAAAGCCGCTTCCCCTGACATCAATGAGCAGTTCCGGCGCCTGCTCTGTCAGGATCAGGCTGAAAATTTCGCGCTCCGTGGTTCTGGCGACACAGGAGGAGGAGCGAAAGGCGGCGAAATCGTGCCGACCTTCAAGCAGTGCGGCCGCCTGGCGCATAGCGGCAACATCAAGAGAAGCAGCCACCTGCCAGCTGTAACGGCTAAGCAGGGGAGAACGGTGCGACGAGAGCAGCAACCGGTAGCGATACCATTTGCCGCGGGCATCAAAACGGGCATGAAAGGTCTGCGGCACCTGCCAGACCTGGCGAACCACGATATCCGGCGGCAGCAGGGCGTTCACCCCTTCACGATAGGCCTTGAGCGGCCGCGGTCGGTGTGTATCGAAATGGGCGTGCAGACCACGCGCATGAACACCGGCGTCGGTTCGGCCCGATCCATGAAGCCGCACCGGATGACCACAGATTTGCGCCAGAGCCTGCTCAACCACATACTGCACCGTCCGGTCACCGGCCTGCAGCTGCCAGCCCTGATAGGCCGTACCCTCGTATTCCAGTTGCAGCACAATCCGCGCCATGATCTTCTCCCGCTCCTCTGCCTGTCCCCTGTTCGTTCGCCAGTCCAGACCCTGGATTGGCAACAGCCTTCCCGCAAACCCGGCTGTCAAATCCCGCCCTGACCGACACGGCGACGCCCACCCACACAAACAGTACCATGGGCCACCATGGGCCGAGAACGGCAACAGGGCCGCCGGCATTTCCGGCGACCCTGTTGCACGTCCTCTACAACCTACAACGAATCAGCGTTCGAGCAGAATCCGCACCATGCGGCGCAGCGGCTCGGCGGCGCCCCACAGCAACTGATCGCCACAGGTAAAGGCTGAAACAAACTTCGGCCCCATCTTCATCTTGCGCACCCGGCCAACCGGCACGGCCAGGGAGCCCGATACCGCCGCCGGCGTCAGTTGCGCCAGACTGTCAGCCTTGGTGTTAGGCACCAACTTAACCCAGTCGTTATCAGCCGCCAGCAGGGCTTCAATGTCAGCCAGGGGCACATCCTTTTTAAGCTTGATGGTCAGCGCCTGGCTATGGCAACGCATGGCACCGACGCGAACACACAGACCATCGACCGGAATGGGCTCCCGGGTGCCGAGAATCTTGTTGGTTTCGACAAAGCCTTTCCACTCCTCGCGACTCTGACCGTCTTCGACCTCGCGATCGATCCAGGGCAGCAGGCTGCCGGCCAACGGAAAACCGAACTCTTTCTGCGGCAGGCTGCCGTCGCGCAGGCGCTCCGTCACTTGGCGATCGATTTCGAGAATGGCCGAAGCCGGGTCAGCCAGCAAACCGGCCACCGACGCATGCAAGCCACCCATCTGGGCCAGCAGTTCCCGCATATTGGGAGCACCGGCGCCAGAGGCCGCCTGATAGGTCATGGAGGACACCCACTTGACCAGATCGGCGCGGAACAGCCCTCCCAGCGCCATCAACATCAGACTCACCGTGCAATTGCCGCCGATAAAATCCTTGCCGCCTGCAGCCAAGGCCTTATCGATCACCTGGCGGTTGACCGGATCAAGGATGATAACGGCGTCGGATTCCATCCGCAGGGTGCTGGCGGCATCAATCCAGTAGCCCTGCCAGCCGGACTGTCGCAACGGGCCATGCACCGCCTTGGTATAGTCGCCACCCTGACAGGTCACCACCACATCAAGCTGCTTGAGCGCGGCCAGGTCATTGGCATCCTTAAGGGTGCCCGCCCCCAGGGGCGCATCACCACCCACTTGGGACGTAGAAAAGAATACCGGCTCGATTGCCGCAAAGTCGTTCTCCTGCTGCATGCGCTGCATCAGCACCGAACCAACCATCCCCCGCCACCCGACGAATCCGACTTTCATGTTGAGTTGCCCTCTCGCGTTGTTGTTACTGGCTGCCTGACGTCTGTCGCGTTACAAGGCCGCGACGATGGCGTCTCCCATCTCCACGGTGTTGACCCGTGTCTCACCGGAAGTTCCCTGATAGATATCACCCGTGCGATACCCCTGATCCAATACCTTTTCCACCGCTGCGTCCACCGCGTCGGCCGCCTGCTGCATACCGAAGGAATAACGCAGCATCATCGAGGCCGACAGAATCTGCGCAATGGGATTGGCGATCCCCTGCCCCGCAATATCCGGCGCGCTGCCGCCCGACGGTTCGTACATGCCGAAGCTGCCTTCAGCCAGCGATGCCGACGGCAGCATGCCAAGCGAACCGGTCAACATGGCCGCCTCGTCGGAAATGATGTCACCAAACATGTTGCCGCACAGCAGCACATCAAACTGTTTCGGCCAGCGCACCAGCTGCATGGCGGCATTGTCAACATACATGTGCGACAGGGCCACGTCAGGATACTCCTTGGCCACCCGCTCAACCACCTGGCGCCACAACACCGAGGTCGACAGCACATTGGCCTTGTCGATACTGCACACCTTGCTGGCCCGCTTGCGAGCGATGTCGAAGGCGACACGGGTAATGCGTTCGATCTCCGGTTCAGTGTAGAGCATGGTGTCAAAGCCGCGCCGTACACCATCGACCGTTTCAATACCCTTGGGCTCGGCAAAATAGATCCCGCCCGTCAGTTCGCGCACCACCAGCAGATTAAATCCCCCCTCGATGACCGACTCCTTCAGCGTCGAGCTGCCGGTCAGGGCCGGAAAAATAATCGCCGGGCGCAGGTTGCAGAACAGGCCGAAGATCTTGCGCAGGGGGAGCAGGGCGCCACGCTCGGGCTGCTCGTCAGGCGGCAGGCTCTCCCATTTGGGTCCGCCAACACTGCCAAACAGAATCGCATCGGCCGCCTTGCAGATATCGATTGTGGTCTGCGGCAGGGCCTTGCCTTCCAGATCAATACCGGCACCACCGACGTTGGCATGGCGCCGTTCAAACTGCACGTCGTATTTCTTCTCAATGGCATCAAGAACCTTCAGGGCTTCCGCCATAACCTCCGGTCCGATACCATCCCCCGGCAACACCGCTACCTTAAACGTTTCACTGGCCACGAAACTCTCTCCTTCTGCATCCATGACAAACCCCGCCAGGCCCTGCAAGCAGACAGCCTAACCGCCGGTTTTTGCGAGGTTTCTTCTCATTGAGGCGTTCGCCACTATAGGGACCGGCTCCCGAACTTGTCAAACGAATTAGCCACCGGCACAATTCCGGCGATCCAACTGTGTCATTTGCGTCTCATTCAATTGTGCCAAATCTGGCAGAGGCTGCCTCCACAAATGGAAAAAAGCCGGTAATTACCGGCTTTTCCGCTGCCAGAGAAACTGTTCCGATTCCACTCCGCTTTTCAGTAGCGGGCATCGGCGAATTCGACCCAGCCACCTGCCTGCACCAGCGCCTTATCAAAGGCCGACAGATCAAAGCTGAAGGTTTCCGACGTGCCATCGGCGCCATTGGCCGTCAGACATTGAGCCTCCACATCGACCGCGATCTCGACCTCGGTGCGGAGCGCCAGGGCAAACAACCGGTCGATCTGATCCTTTGGCAGTTCAATGGCCAGCATGCCGCCATTGAACATGTTCTGTCGGAAAATACGGGCATAGCTCTGGGCAATGATGGTGTGAACACCATTGACTTCAAACACCCAAGGGGCATGCTCACGCGACGAACCACAGCCGAAATTCTCCCGGGTTACCACCACCCGGGCACGGCGTACCGCAGGGCTTTTGGGGTCGAACCCCTCCAGTTTCAGATCCTCCAGCATGTAGGGCTGCAGGGCCTCCTTGGTGACCTCGGTCAGATATTTGGCCGGAATGATTTCGTCGGTATTGATATCACTGCGGTCGAGAAACAGGGCCGGACCTTTGAATACTTTTTCCATGGGTTCCTTCATCCTCGTAGCGACTTGGGGTTACAGGCTGCGCGCGTCGGTGATCCGGCCGGTGATGGCAGTGGCCGCGGCCGTGGCCGGACTCATCAGATGCACCATGCCACCCTTGCCCATGCGTCCGTTGAAATTGCGGTTACTGGTCGAGGCGCAGACCTCGCCTTCAGCCAATACCCCGTTGCTCATCCCCAGACAGGCCCCACAGGTCGGATTGGTGACGCAGAAACCGGCATCCATAAAGATCTGGATCAGACCCTCGCTCAGGGCATCACTGAAGATCTTCGGCGTCGCCGGTGACACGATGGCCCGCACCGAGTCGGCAATGCGACGACCTTTGAGCAAGGCAGCGGCCACCCGCAAATCCTCGATACGACCGTTGGTGCAGGTTCCGACATACACCTGATCGACCGGCGTACCGGCCAGTTCCGCCACCGGCTTGACACAGTCCGGCTTGTAACCGTAGGTCACCTGCGGTTCGAGGGCCGACAGATCGAAATCAAGCACCCGGTCATAGACCGCGTCGGCATCGGAATGCCAGCGGGTGAAATCGGCCAGGGCGGCGGCACGGTCAGCATAATCAGCGGCGATGAATGGCCACAGATAGTCAAGTGTGACGGCATCCGGCATACAGATACCGCAGGTGCCACCAGCCTCGATGGCCATGTTGCAGAGAGTCATGCGCGCTTCCATGCTCATGGCGTCGACAATCGGACCGCCGAATTCAATTACCCGGTCGGTCGCGCCATTGACACCCAGTTGGCCAATGACAAACAGGATGACGTCCTTGGCGTAGACCCCCGCCGGCAGGCTGCCATTCAGATTGACACGAATGGTAGCGGGCTTGCGAAAGGCGCAGACCCCCTTGAGAATACCGACTTCGAGATCTGTGGTTCCCACACCGGCGGCAAAAGCGCCAAAGGCACCATGGGTACAGGTGTGACTGTCACCCATGATAACGGTATAGCCGGGCCGGATATAACCCTTCTCCGGGAAAAGGGCATGACAGACGCCATTGCGGCCAACATCGAAGAAATCCTGCAGATCATGGCGGCGGGCCCAGTCCCGCAGCATCTTGGCCTGCAGAGCCGTCTTACTGTCTTTCGACGGGGTGACATGGTCGATCACCGCCTTGATTTTGGTCTTGTCGAAGACCCGATCCTTGCCACGCCATTCCAGATCGGCAATGGCTACCGGGGTGGTGATCTCGTGACAGAGCACACAATCGAGATCGAGCACAAAGGTGCCGGCAAATGGCTCGTCACGCAGATGGCGCTCAAAAATTTTCTCCGCTATCGTCTTCCCCATACCCTCTCCTTGGTCAGTAAATAAAGATGGTGTCGCTAAAAGCTCGCCAACGGCTGCGGCAGTCAACCGGCTGCGGCGGGACACCGGCTCCGGCGCCCCGCCGCAAACTGTCGGGCTATTCTACACAGCCCCCCCTAGAGGTCAACCGCCGTGCGCTTCTGCAGCGAGGCAATCTTGTTCAATGCATTAACGTAGGCCTTGGCCGCTGCGACAATAATGTCGGGATGCGCTCCCTGGCCGAGCTGTTCACGACCCTGCATTTCCAACCGCACGGTACATTCGCCCTGGGCGTCCGTACCCCCGGTGATGGCACCGACAGAAAAATGCAACAACCGGGCATCACTGCGAGTCAGTTTCTTAATGGCCTTGAAGGTGGCATCTACCGGTCCATCGCCCAGCTCGGCCGTCTTTTTCACCTCGCCATCGATCTCCATCTGCACCGTGGCCGTGGGCGCGGCAAAGGAACCGGAGGTCACACTCATCTCCATCAGCTTGAAACGCTCCGGCACACGAATGATCTCATCGGCCACGATGGCTTCGAGGTCCTCGTCAAAGATCTCCTTCTTCACATCGGCCAAGGCCTTGAAGCGCACGAAAGCCTTCTGCATGTCGTCTTTAGACAGCTCGTAACCCAGCTGTTGCAGCCGCTGATTAAAGGCATGGCGGCCCGAATGCTTGCCCAGCACCAACTTGTTCTGGTTCAGACCGATGGATTCCGGTGTCATGATTTCATAGGTACTCTTTTCCATCAGCACACCGTGCTGATGAATGCCAGCCTCATGGGCAAAGGCATTGGCTCCGACAATGGCCTTGTTAGGCTGCACCACAATACCGGTAATGGTGGTCAGCAGGCGGCTGGTGGCGTAGATATGCTCAGTGACCACGTTGGTCCGGTAAGGCAGAATGTCCTGACGGGTGCGCAGCGCCATCACCACCTCTTCCAGCGAACAGTTGCCAGCTCGCTCACCAATACCATTTATGGTACATTCTACCTGACCGGCACCCGCCTGCACCGCTGCCAGGGAGTTGGCCACCGCCAGTCCCAGATCGTTGTGGCAGTGAACCGACAGGACGGCCTTGTCGATGTTGGGCACATTTTGCTTCAGGTAGCTGATGATATTGAAATATTCTGACGGAATGGTGTAGCCGACGGTATCCGGAATATTGACAGTCCGGGCACCGGCGGCAATAACGGCTTCCACCACCCGGGCCAGAAACGGCAAACGGGTGCGCACGGCATCCTCGGCGGAAAACTCAACATTAGGGGTATAACCGACGGCCCGTTTGACGGCGCGGACCGCCGTTTCCACCACCTCGTCTTCCGTCATCTTCAGCTTGTACTTCATGTGGATATCACTGGTGGCGATAAAGGTGTGAATGCGGCCACGTTCGCCAGCATACTGCAACGCCTCCCAGGCCCGGTCGATGTCGGCGTCATTGGCTCGTGCCAGACCGGAAATCTGAGGTCCCTTGATGGTCTGGGCAATTTTCTTAACAGCTTCAAAATCGCCTTCGGAAGCAATGGGGAAGCCCGCTTCCATCACATCGACGCGCATTTTTTCCAGCTGATGGGCAATACGCAGTTTTTCCTCAATGGTCATGCTGGCGCCGGGCGACTGTTCTCCATCACGTAAGGTGGTATCGAAAATAATGATCTGTTTTTTATCTGTCATGATTTTACTCCTTTTTAAGGCAGTGGGCACCCCTGTGCGGAGGGTGCGATACTCTGGATGTCATGTATTCGCTTCCGAAGTTGTCGATA
This genomic interval from Desulfuromonas thiophila contains the following:
- a CDS encoding 2-isopropylmalate synthase, whose translation is MTDKKQIIIFDTTLRDGEQSPGASMTIEEKLRIAHQLEKMRVDVMEAGFPIASEGDFEAVKKIAQTIKGPQISGLARANDADIDRAWEALQYAGERGRIHTFIATSDIHMKYKLKMTEDEVVETAVRAVKRAVGYTPNVEFSAEDAVRTRLPFLARVVEAVIAAGARTVNIPDTVGYTIPSEYFNIISYLKQNVPNIDKAVLSVHCHNDLGLAVANSLAAVQAGAGQVECTINGIGERAGNCSLEEVVMALRTRQDILPYRTNVVTEHIYATSRLLTTITGIVVQPNKAIVGANAFAHEAGIHQHGVLMEKSTYEIMTPESIGLNQNKLVLGKHSGRHAFNQRLQQLGYELSKDDMQKAFVRFKALADVKKEIFDEDLEAIVADEIIRVPERFKLMEMSVTSGSFAAPTATVQMEIDGEVKKTAELGDGPVDATFKAIKKLTRSDARLLHFSVGAITGGTDAQGECTVRLEMQGREQLGQGAHPDIIVAAAKAYVNALNKIASLQKRTAVDL